One Actinomycetota bacterium genomic window, GGTCCGGTCGAAGCGGTACGGCACGACGGCGTTCGACATCGCAACCTACCGAGGAGGCCCGGGACCGGCATGAGGCGTGCGCTCTGCCCCGGCACCTTCGACCCGGTCACGTCGGGTCACCTCGACATCATCGAACGTGCGGCGGGCCTCGTGGACGAGGTCGTCGTGACCGTCGCCCTGTCGGCGGACAAGGGCGGCGGCCCGCTGTTCTCGCTCGACGAGCGCGTTGGGCTCGTGAAGGCCGCGACCGCCCACCTGCCTAACGTGTCGGTCGCGCCATTTGATACCCTGTTGGTCGAAGTCGCGCACCAGATGGGCGCAACGGTCATCATCAAGGGGCTGCGTGCCATCACCGACTTCGAGCGCGAGTTCCAGATGGCGCAGCTGAACTACCGGCTCGACAAGAGCATCGAGACAGTCTTCATCATGGCCGTCCCGGAGTACATGTACCTGAGTTCGTCGGCGGTCAAGGAGATCGCCGCGCGAGGCGGTTCGGTGCGAGGGCTCGTCCCGGACCCGGTGGCGGACGCTCTAGCAGAGCGGCTGGCACGGGCACAGACGACGGAGGTATAGGCAAGCATGGACATCATGGCGCTGATCGACCGCATCGAAGAGATCGTCGAGTCCGGACGTTCGATGCCCTTCACGTCATCGAAGATGGTGGACCCCGAGAAGATCTACGAGATCATCGATGAGGTCCGCGCGCAGTTCCCCGACGAGATCAAGCAGGCTCGCTGGGTCTTGAAGGAGCGCCAGGAGATGCTCGAGGAGGCGGAGAAGGAAGCCAACCGCGTCCTCGAGGAAGCGCGCGAGCGCGCGCAGGCCCTCGCGGCGGAGCAGGAAGTCGTGAAGATGGCCGAGCAGCAGGCGGCCGAGATGCTCGACAGCGCCCGTCAGCGCGAGCGTGAGATCCGACTCGGCGCCGAGGACTACGCTGACGAGATGCTCGCCAACCTCGAAGTGAACCTCGGCAAGCTGCTGACCTCCGTGCAGCGCGGGCGCGACCGCCTGCAGGGCAAGGTCGGCCAGCGCCAGTAGCGTGGGCTCGCTGACCGTCGACGTCACCCCGATCCTCGAGGTCACCGGGGGGTCGGTCGACGTGGAGACCGGCTACGACATCCCTTCGCTCGTCGTCGGCGACGAGACCTTCACCGCCCGGGGCCCCGTGTCCGTCGCCGCCACCGTCACCAACACCGGCGCGGGCTTCGTCGCATCGGGCAGCGTCACGTTCCCTGCG contains:
- the coaD gene encoding pantetheine-phosphate adenylyltransferase, producing the protein MRRALCPGTFDPVTSGHLDIIERAAGLVDEVVVTVALSADKGGGPLFSLDERVGLVKAATAHLPNVSVAPFDTLLVEVAHQMGATVIIKGLRAITDFEREFQMAQLNYRLDKSIETVFIMAVPEYMYLSSSAVKEIAARGGSVRGLVPDPVADALAERLARAQTTEV
- a CDS encoding ATPase is translated as MDIMALIDRIEEIVESGRSMPFTSSKMVDPEKIYEIIDEVRAQFPDEIKQARWVLKERQEMLEEAEKEANRVLEEARERAQALAAEQEVVKMAEQQAAEMLDSARQREREIRLGAEDYADEMLANLEVNLGKLLTSVQRGRDRLQGKVGQRQ